One segment of Urocitellus parryii isolate mUroPar1 chromosome 5, mUroPar1.hap1, whole genome shotgun sequence DNA contains the following:
- the Lipn gene encoding lipase member N: MAATWKMTVEGTGSSEEFGMVLAGRKAAQVIAWLAENTKLAKDKYFPVSNSYCNHILLFSLMSKAKIQKFLINQESLGAGEAHLSIPVMWLFLTTVCLICGSLNAGGFLNLENKVNPEVWMNTSEIITYNGYPSEEYEVTTADGYILSINRIPCGRRHARSTGPRPVVYLQHALFSDTAYWLENYANGSLGFLLADAGYDVWMGNSRGNTWSRRHKTLSENEEKFWAFSFDEMAKYDLPGIIDFIVNKTGQEKLYFIGHSLGTTIGFVAFSTIPELAQRIKMNFALSPVVSFRYPTSIFTSFFLLPNSIIKAMFGTKGFFLEDKTKKTPSTKICNNKILWVICSEFMSLWAGNNKKNMNVSRMDVYLSHAPTGSSIQNILHLKQLYRSEEFRAYDWGSEAENILHYNQSRPPLYDLTAMKVPTAIWAGGHDTLITPKDIDRILPQIRNLRYFKLLPEWNHFDFIWGLDAPQRVYNKIIALMKEYL, encoded by the exons ATGGCTGCAACATGGAAAATGACTGTGGAGGGCACAGGGAGTAGTGAGGAGTTTGGGATGGTCTTGGCAGGGAGAAAGGCAGCCCAGGTTATTGCATGGCTAGCTGAAAACACAAAACTAGCCAAAGACAAATATTTCCCAG TTTCTAACAGTTACTGCAACCATATCTTACTCTTCAGCCTGATGTCAAAAGCAAAAATTCAGAAGTTCCTCATCAATCAGGAGTCCTTGGGAGCAGGTGAAGCTCACCTAA GCATTCCTGTGATGTGGCTGTTTTTAACAACGGTTTGTTTGATTTGTGGATCATTAAATGCTGGTGGATTcttgaatttggaaaataaagtgaatCCTGAAGTGTGGATGAACACT AGTGAAATCATCACCTACAATGGCTACCCCAGCGAAGAGTATGAAGTCACCACTGCAGATGGGTACATACTCAGCATCAACAGGATTCCCTGTGGAAGACGGCATGCTAGGAGCACAG GTCCCCGGCCAGTTGTGTACTTGCAGCATGCCCTGTTTTCAGACACTGCCTACTGGCTTGAGAATTATGCCAATGGAAGCCTTGGATTCCTTCTAGCAGATGCAGGTTACGACGTATGGATGGGAAATAGCCGGGGGAACACTTGGTCAAGAAGACACAAAACACTctcagaaaatgaagagaaattctGGGCCTTTAG ttttgaTGAAATGGCCAAATACGACCTCCCAGGAATAATAGATTTCATTGTGAATAAAACTGGTCAGGAAAAGTTGTATTTCATTGGACATTCACTCGGCACTACCATAG GATTTGTAGCCTTTTCCACCATTCCCGAACTGGCAcaaagaatcaaaatgaattttgcCCTGAGTCCTGTGGTCTCATTCAGATACCCCACAAGCATTTTTACCAGTTTTTTTCTACTTCCAAATTCCATAATCAAG gctATGTTTGGTACTAAAGGTTTCTTTTTAGAAGATAAGACCAAGAAGACACCTTCTACCAAAATCTGCAACAATAAAATACTCTGGGTGATATGTAGTGAATTTATGTCCTTATGGGCtggaaacaacaagaaaaatatgaatgtg AGTCGAATGGATGTGTACCTATCCCATGCTCCCACTGGATCATCAATACAGAACATACTGCATTTAAAACAG CTTTACCGATCTGAAGAATTCAGAGCTTATGACTGGGGAAGTGAAGCTGAAAATATACTTCATTATAATCAG aGTCGTCCCCCACTGTATGACTTGACTGCCATGAAAGTGCCCACTGCTATTTGGGCTGGTGGACATGACACGCTTATAACGCCAAAGGACATTGACAGGATACTCCCCCAAATTAGGAATCTTCGTTACTTCAAACTATTGCCAGAGTGGAACCACTTTGATTTCATCTGGGGCCTCGATGCCCCGCAACGGGTATACAATAAGATCATAGCTTTGATGAAAGAATATCTCTAA